One window from the genome of Vespula pensylvanica isolate Volc-1 chromosome 19, ASM1446617v1, whole genome shotgun sequence encodes:
- the LOC122635720 gene encoding protein KRTCAP2 homolog: protein MSVTSGISFLLSSILTVLLFSGMQMYRAWLTSSQLHIILGGYIGSLLFVFILTALGNLETTVFGKSFQQKLFPEVIFSLIISLIASGLVHRVATTTCFLFSMIALYYMNRISQETYATPIPTMSMHSKKRK from the exons atgt CTGTTACCAGTGGAATATCCTTTTTATTGTCTTCCATTTTAACTGTACTTTTATTCTCTGGAATGCAAATGTATAGAGCTTGGTTAACGTCTTCGCAATTGCATATTATTCTTGGAGGTTATATCGGATCGTTactatttgtatttatattaacagCATTAGGGAATCTGGAGACCACTGTATTTGGGAAATCatttcaacaaaaattatttcccgAAG ttatcttctcgttaattattagCTTGATTGCGTCAGGATTGGTTCATCGTGTGGCTACTACAacctgttttttattttctatgataGCACTCTATTATATGAACCGAATATCTCAAGAAACCTATGCCACACCTATACCAACAATGTCAATgcattcaaaaaaaagaaagtaa
- the LOC122635717 gene encoding stomatin-like protein 2, mitochondrial produces the protein MNITKMLLIRNFSSFTKRTFLNRESGLRSTLYAAEYIRQASAVTPLNTIIMFVPQQEAWIVERMGKFHKVLEPGFNLLFPIIDRVKYVQSLKEICIQVPNQSAITFDNVTLDIDGVLYLKINDPYLASYGVEDAEFAIMQLAQTTMRSELGKISLDKVFREREGLNVSIVESINKASEAWGILCLRYEILDIKLPNRVQEAMQMQVEAERKKRAAILESEGAREAEVNIAEGKRLARILTSEAARQEQINKATGEATALISVAEARAKGLQLVANSLSLRDAKNAAALSIAEQYVNAFNKLAKVNNTIILPSNVGDATSLITQALSIYKHVMPQSELKDQKETDNQFQQAVSVDIDSTDEAYEYFSDKEEAEQHKRNKKKPKAL, from the exons atgaatattactaaaatgttattaataaggAACTTTAGTAGTTTTACA aaGCGAACATTTTTGAATCGTGAAAGTGGCCTTCGTAGTACGTTATATGCAGCAGAATATATCAGACAGGCATCTGCCGTTACACCATTGAATACAATTATAATGTTTGTGCCGCAACAAGAG GCTTGGATTGTAGAAAGAATGGGAAAGTTTCATAAAGTTTTAGAACCAGGTTTTAACTTACTCTTCCCAATAATCGATCGAGTTAAATACGTACAaagtttgaaagaaatttgcaTACAGGTACCGAATCAAAGTGCAATTACATTTG ATAATGTAACGCTTGATATCGATGGAGTGTTgtacttaaaaataaatgatcctTATTTGGCTTCTTATGGCGTCGAAGATGCTGAGTTTGCCATAATGCAATTAGCACAAACTACAATGAGGTCAGAATTGggaaaaatatctttagatAAAGTATTTAGGGAAAGAGAAGGTCTGAATGTTTCTATTGTAGAAAGTATTAACAAAGCTAGTGAAGCATGGGGTATATTGTGTCTTCGATATGAAATCc ttgaTATAAAGTTACCAAATAGAGTGCAAGAAGCTATGCAAATGCAAGTTGAAGCTGAACGAAAAAAACGAGCTGCTATCTTGGAATCTGAAGGAGCCAGGGAAGCTGAAGTAAATATAGCAGAAGGCAAACGGCTGGCTAGGATTTTAACTTCTG AGGCTGCAAGacaagaacaaataaataaagccACTGGTGAAGCTACCGCATTAATATCCGTAGCAGAAGCACGTGCAAAAGGTTTACAATTGGTAGccaattctctttctcttagagACGCAAAAAATGCAGCAGCTTTAAGTATTGCAGAACAGTATGTAAATGCATTTAATAAACTAGCAAAAgttaataatactataatattacCAAGCAATGTAGGAGATGCTACATCATTGATAACACAG GCTCTCTCTATTTACAAACACGTTATGCCTCAATCTGAATTAAAAGAtcagaaagaaacagataacCAATTCCAACAAGCTGTTTCAGTAGATATTGATTCCACGGATGAAGCCTATGAATATTTTAGcgataaagaagaagcagagcagcataaaagaaacaaaaagaagccAAAAgcattgtaa